One genomic window of Halogeometricum sp. S3BR5-2 includes the following:
- a CDS encoding RNA methyltransferase — protein sequence MPRSHTPVVVVVEPETPGNVGTIARAMKNFGLTDLKLVNPPELEPDGEAYGFAGHAREDVLPNAEEVTFDEIVSEYHTVGTTAITNEDSRKHVRYPFKTPVEVRESLEAVDTKTALVFGREGRGLNNDELAVLDEVCSIPASGEYPVLNLGQAATVLFYELRSLTVEETQLPDVERDRAEEGDIERFYDNFGSFLERVEHRDHKRPKTMRMMRRVVGRAHPTDREIHTLTGVFRRATDRLDRFGSADSDGRED from the coding sequence ATGCCGCGCAGTCACACGCCCGTCGTCGTCGTCGTCGAACCCGAGACGCCGGGGAACGTCGGCACCATCGCCCGCGCGATGAAGAACTTCGGGCTGACGGACCTCAAACTCGTGAACCCCCCGGAACTGGAACCGGACGGCGAGGCGTACGGCTTCGCCGGCCACGCCCGCGAGGACGTCCTCCCGAACGCCGAGGAGGTGACGTTCGACGAAATCGTCTCGGAGTACCACACCGTCGGGACGACGGCCATCACGAACGAAGATAGTCGAAAGCACGTCCGCTACCCGTTCAAGACGCCCGTCGAGGTGCGGGAGAGTCTGGAGGCGGTCGACACGAAGACGGCCCTCGTCTTCGGTCGGGAGGGCCGCGGCCTCAACAACGACGAACTCGCCGTCCTCGACGAGGTGTGCTCCATCCCGGCCAGCGGCGAGTACCCCGTTCTCAACCTCGGACAGGCGGCGACGGTGCTGTTCTACGAACTCCGCTCGCTGACCGTCGAGGAGACGCAGTTGCCCGACGTGGAACGCGACAGGGCCGAGGAGGGCGATATCGAGCGCTTCTACGACAACTTCGGGTCGTTCCTCGAACGCGTCGAACACCGCGACCACAAGCGCCCGAAGACGATGCGCATGATGCGCCGCGTCGTCGGCCGCGCTCATCCTACGGACCGCGAGATACACACGCTGACGGGCGTGTTCCGCCGGGCCACCGACCGACTGGACCGGTTCGGGAGCGCCGACTCCGACGGGCGCGAGGACTGA
- a CDS encoding class II fumarate hydratase, with amino-acid sequence MSEDFRTERDSLGEMQVPADAYWGAQTQRAVENFPISGITFSRRFVRALGVVKKGAAQANRDLGLVEEEKADAIVEAADEVIAGEHDDQFPVDVFQTGSGTSSNMNANEVIANRAAELLGEEIGDRAVHPNDHVNYGQSSNDVIPTAMHVSALEAVEKDLLPALDTLREALEAKEEEFSGVVKTGRTHLQDATPITLGQEFGGYRTQIEKGLGRVDNVREHLSELALGGTAVGTGLNTHPEFPEKAAEYISEETGVEFREADDHFEAQAAHDAMSEAHGALRTVAGSMNKIANDLRLLASGPRNGLGEIEQPENQPGSSIMPGKINPVVAEAVNQVHKQVVGNDAAVSAGAAEGQIDLNLYKPVIAHNFLESTQMLSNAAETFGTKFVRKLEANEEVCEEQVERSMALATALNPTIGYDKASEVAKTALKEGKTVREVVVDKGYLSEEEAAEVLDPEKMTHRGILGDD; translated from the coding sequence ATGAGCGAGGACTTCCGTACCGAACGGGACAGTCTCGGTGAGATGCAGGTGCCGGCGGACGCCTACTGGGGCGCCCAGACCCAACGCGCCGTCGAGAACTTCCCCATCTCGGGCATCACGTTCAGCCGCCGGTTCGTCCGCGCACTGGGCGTCGTGAAGAAGGGGGCCGCGCAGGCGAACCGCGACCTCGGACTCGTCGAGGAGGAGAAGGCCGACGCCATCGTCGAGGCCGCCGACGAGGTCATCGCCGGCGAACACGACGACCAGTTCCCCGTCGACGTGTTCCAGACGGGGTCGGGCACCTCCTCGAACATGAACGCCAACGAGGTCATCGCCAACCGCGCCGCCGAACTGCTGGGCGAGGAGATAGGCGACCGGGCCGTCCACCCGAACGACCACGTCAACTACGGACAGTCCTCGAACGACGTCATCCCGACGGCGATGCACGTCTCCGCGCTCGAAGCGGTCGAGAAGGACCTCCTGCCCGCCCTCGACACCCTGCGCGAAGCGCTCGAAGCGAAGGAGGAGGAGTTCTCGGGCGTCGTCAAGACGGGGCGCACCCACCTGCAGGACGCGACGCCCATCACGCTCGGACAGGAGTTCGGCGGCTACCGCACCCAGATAGAGAAGGGTCTCGGCCGCGTCGACAACGTCCGCGAGCACCTCTCGGAACTCGCCCTCGGCGGCACCGCGGTGGGGACGGGACTGAACACCCACCCCGAGTTCCCCGAGAAGGCGGCCGAGTACATCTCCGAGGAGACCGGCGTCGAGTTCCGCGAGGCCGACGACCACTTCGAGGCGCAGGCCGCCCACGACGCGATGAGCGAGGCGCACGGCGCCCTCCGCACCGTCGCCGGGTCGATGAACAAGATAGCCAACGACCTGCGCCTGCTGGCTTCCGGCCCGCGCAACGGCCTCGGGGAGATAGAGCAACCGGAGAACCAGCCCGGCAGTTCCATCATGCCAGGGAAAATCAACCCGGTCGTCGCCGAGGCGGTCAACCAGGTCCACAAGCAGGTCGTCGGCAACGACGCCGCCGTCTCCGCCGGCGCCGCCGAGGGGCAGATAGACCTCAACCTCTACAAGCCCGTCATCGCGCACAACTTCCTCGAGTCGACGCAGATGCTGTCGAACGCCGCCGAGACGTTCGGGACGAAGTTCGTCCGCAAACTGGAGGCCAACGAGGAGGTCTGCGAGGAACAGGTCGAGCGCTCGATGGCGCTGGCCACCGCCCTGAACCCCACAATCGGCTACGACAAGGCGAGCGAAGTCGCCAAGACGGCGCTGAAGGAGGGCAAGACCGTCCGCGAAGTCGTCGTCGACAAGGGCTACCTCTCCGAGGAGGAGGCCGCCGAGGTGCTCGACCCCGAGAAGATGACTCACCGGGGCATCCTCGGCGACGACTGA
- a CDS encoding M48 family metalloprotease: MVLVGVVVLLFYGLLAYGSYVALATLWRLRPDPTTAVLTVAVLTVVFGYLSLRVGTARLLAQLDARELSRARVPGAYDVLDGLVERMDVAAPRLMVVRLQTPNAFALDTAGRDTVVVDAALLRLLDRAEFEGLLAHELAHLERRDSLVQTLAFSAVQTVVSLAYAAVSPVVFLVSGLAFAAAWFRGDPASWAETVPGRARRRLEQGVAVAMAAVTLFARAHSRRREYAADARAAAVTGRPLALARALEKIERAATPEFGILSPLWIRGEVESGEERALRDLFSTHPRTEDRVERLRRAEDDRVRIGVR; encoded by the coding sequence ATGGTCCTGGTCGGCGTCGTCGTCCTCCTGTTCTACGGGCTGTTGGCGTACGGCAGTTACGTCGCGCTGGCGACGTTGTGGCGCCTGCGCCCCGACCCGACGACGGCCGTCCTCACCGTCGCCGTCCTCACCGTCGTCTTCGGCTACCTCAGCCTCCGGGTCGGGACGGCGCGCCTCCTCGCCCAACTCGACGCCCGCGAACTGTCCAGAGCGCGAGTCCCGGGCGCCTACGACGTGCTCGACGGCCTGGTCGAGCGGATGGACGTGGCGGCGCCGCGCCTGATGGTGGTCAGACTGCAGACGCCGAACGCGTTCGCCCTCGACACCGCGGGCCGCGACACCGTCGTCGTCGACGCCGCCCTGCTCCGACTCCTCGACCGCGCGGAGTTCGAGGGGCTGTTGGCGCACGAACTGGCGCACCTCGAACGCCGCGACAGCCTCGTCCAGACGCTCGCGTTCAGCGCCGTCCAGACCGTCGTCAGCCTCGCCTACGCCGCCGTCTCGCCGGTCGTATTCCTCGTCAGCGGCCTCGCCTTCGCGGCGGCGTGGTTCCGCGGCGACCCCGCCTCGTGGGCCGAGACGGTCCCCGGCCGCGCCCGCCGGCGCCTCGAACAGGGAGTCGCCGTGGCGATGGCCGCGGTGACGCTGTTCGCGCGGGCGCACTCGCGCCGCCGGGAGTACGCCGCCGACGCCCGTGCCGCCGCCGTCACGGGGCGACCGCTCGCCCTCGCGCGCGCGTTGGAGAAGATAGAGCGAGCGGCGACCCCCGAGTTCGGTATCCTCTCGCCGCTGTGGATTCGCGGGGAGGTGGAGTCCGGCGAGGAACGCGCTCTCCGCGACCTGTTCTCGACGCACCCGCGGACGGAGGACCGCGTCGAGCGACTCCGCCGCGCCGAGGACGACCGGGTGCGAATCGGGGTTCGGTGA
- the gatE gene encoding Glu-tRNA(Gln) amidotransferase subunit GatE: protein MSAYDYEGLGLVAGLEIHQQLDTATKLFCGCPTAIRDPDDAERTFTRFLHPTKSELGELDEAALEESRVDREFEYLAYDTTCLVEEDDEPPHRLDEEAREVVMQIASLLDMDAVDQAHVMRKLVIDGSNTSGFQRSSLVAQDGEIETSDGPVGVEDLMLEEESAQRVEEREDGVTFSLDRLGIPLVEIGTRPDISSPEQAREAAETIGMLLRSTGKVKRGLGTIRQDVNVSIADGARVEIKGVQALDAIDDIVRNEVGRQVELLAIRDELESRDASVGEATDVTEVFEGTDSGVIGGALSSGGAVRAVPLFGFDGLVGREIQPDRRLGTELSDHAKRHGAGGIFHTDELPAYGVTDEEVESLREAVGAGEDDAVAIVATDPETAELAIDAAKARAETALSGVPEETRGANDDGTTRYLRPLPGAARMYPETDVPPVELDPSEVETPELLTEKVERYQTQFGLGAGLAEQVAYGRRMPLFERATDEGVDATFAAGLLESTLTELRRDDVAVGNVSDEHLLDLMHLVEDGELAKEGVNDVLTAIAEDPSLSAEEAIEEAGLSGVDESEVRDAVSEVVERNRGQVEEQGMGAFSALMGEAMGALRGKADGEVVSSVLREEIQKRA from the coding sequence ATGAGCGCGTACGACTACGAGGGCCTCGGACTCGTCGCGGGGCTGGAGATCCACCAGCAACTCGACACCGCGACGAAACTGTTCTGCGGGTGTCCGACCGCCATCCGCGACCCCGACGACGCCGAGCGGACGTTCACCCGGTTTCTCCACCCGACGAAGAGCGAACTCGGCGAACTCGACGAGGCGGCCTTAGAGGAGAGCCGCGTCGACCGCGAGTTCGAGTACCTCGCCTACGACACCACCTGCCTGGTCGAGGAGGACGACGAACCGCCGCACCGACTCGACGAGGAGGCCCGCGAAGTGGTCATGCAGATAGCCTCGCTCCTCGATATGGACGCGGTGGACCAGGCGCACGTCATGCGCAAACTCGTCATCGACGGCTCGAACACCTCCGGTTTCCAGCGCTCCTCGCTGGTCGCGCAGGACGGCGAAATCGAGACGAGCGACGGCCCCGTCGGCGTCGAGGACCTGATGCTCGAAGAGGAGTCCGCCCAACGGGTCGAGGAGCGCGAGGACGGCGTCACGTTCTCGCTGGACCGACTGGGAATCCCGCTCGTCGAAATCGGCACCCGGCCGGACATCTCCTCGCCCGAACAGGCGCGCGAGGCGGCCGAGACCATCGGAATGCTGCTGCGTTCGACGGGGAAGGTCAAGCGCGGCCTCGGCACCATCCGGCAGGACGTGAACGTCTCCATCGCCGACGGCGCGCGCGTGGAGATAAAGGGCGTGCAGGCGCTGGACGCCATCGACGACATCGTCCGCAACGAGGTGGGTCGGCAGGTCGAACTGCTCGCCATCCGCGACGAACTGGAGTCGAGAGACGCCTCGGTCGGCGAGGCCACCGACGTGACCGAGGTGTTCGAGGGAACGGATTCGGGCGTCATCGGCGGCGCCCTCTCCTCGGGCGGCGCCGTCCGCGCCGTCCCCCTGTTCGGCTTCGACGGCCTCGTCGGGCGGGAGATTCAGCCCGACCGCCGCCTCGGCACCGAACTCTCGGACCACGCCAAGCGCCACGGCGCGGGCGGCATCTTCCACACCGACGAACTGCCCGCCTACGGCGTCACCGACGAGGAGGTCGAATCCCTCCGCGAGGCGGTCGGCGCCGGCGAGGACGACGCCGTCGCCATCGTCGCCACCGACCCCGAGACGGCCGAGTTGGCCATCGACGCCGCGAAGGCCCGCGCGGAGACGGCGCTGTCGGGCGTCCCCGAGGAGACCCGCGGCGCGAACGACGACGGCACGACGCGCTACCTGCGCCCCCTGCCCGGTGCGGCGCGGATGTACCCCGAGACGGACGTTCCGCCCGTGGAACTCGACCCCTCGGAGGTGGAGACGCCCGAACTCCTCACCGAGAAAGTCGAACGCTATCAGACTCAGTTCGGCCTCGGCGCCGGCCTCGCCGAACAGGTCGCCTACGGTCGGCGGATGCCGCTCTTCGAACGCGCGACGGACGAGGGCGTCGACGCAACGTTCGCCGCGGGCCTCCTCGAATCCACGCTGACGGAACTGCGCCGCGACGACGTGGCCGTCGGGAACGTCTCCGACGAGCACCTCCTCGACCTGATGCACCTCGTCGAGGACGGCGAGTTGGCGAAGGAGGGCGTCAACGACGTGCTGACGGCAATCGCGGAGGACCCCTCGCTGTCGGCCGAGGAGGCAATCGAGGAGGCCGGCCTCTCGGGCGTCGACGAGTCCGAGGTGCGCGACGCCGTGAGCGAGGTCGTCGAGCGCAACCGCGGACAGGTCGAAGAGCAGGGTATGGGTGCGTTCTCGGCGCTGATGGGCGAGGCGATGGGCGCCCTCCGCGGGAAGGCCGACGGCGAAGTCGTCAGTTCGGTGCTCCGCGAGGAGATTCAGAAGCGCGCCTAA
- a CDS encoding HVO_2901 family zinc finger protein has translation MPSLQYRREHGRDMLECRGCGATFPEGQATNDGWHYECPECNEATGLGQGLRRV, from the coding sequence ATGCCGAGCCTTCAGTATCGGCGTGAGCACGGCCGCGACATGTTGGAGTGTCGAGGTTGCGGCGCCACGTTCCCGGAGGGGCAAGCGACGAACGACGGTTGGCACTACGAGTGCCCCGAGTGCAACGAGGCGACGGGTCTCGGTCAGGGCTTGCGTCGCGTCTAA
- a CDS encoding dihydropteroate synthase, with amino-acid sequence MQTVDAAGLEIGDDSPPRIMGVLNVSKESPYSPSVFDDAGEAAEYVDDALVGEGADIVDVGLESANKRFEVLSAEEELDRLDTAVEAMESVSGDAVFSIETRYHEVADEALSRGFDMVNDICGFADPEMPVVCEDHDAAVAKMASPPDLERPGAVKEVDDIYDALARNGFTDKTIVDPAFGGWSEAKTLEDDRETFRRLREFRGYGRPVLVSINRKNFLREVAGRDTEDALPVSLAATSMAVERGAHVIRTHDVAETRDAALIGKEFARRRTRRTRSGASNADVDGGDVSVEELDVTTPREAERHLDRLGVDAPASVAEESVVRVFELDGLADGDVRTLAAAAGDAGATFARGTTEPGAAGHDVLLLGTPRALRETATVAEGESDALRSALDSVKRAVF; translated from the coding sequence ATGCAGACCGTCGACGCGGCCGGACTCGAAATCGGCGACGACAGCCCCCCGCGAATCATGGGGGTCCTCAACGTCTCGAAGGAGTCGCCGTACTCGCCGAGCGTGTTCGACGACGCCGGCGAGGCGGCCGAGTACGTCGACGACGCCCTCGTCGGCGAGGGCGCCGACATCGTCGACGTGGGGCTGGAGTCGGCGAACAAGCGCTTCGAGGTGCTGTCGGCCGAGGAGGAACTCGACCGCCTCGACACCGCCGTCGAGGCGATGGAGAGCGTCTCCGGCGACGCCGTCTTCTCCATCGAGACGCGCTACCACGAAGTCGCGGACGAAGCGCTCTCGCGGGGGTTCGACATGGTGAACGACATCTGCGGCTTCGCCGACCCGGAGATGCCCGTCGTCTGCGAGGACCACGACGCCGCCGTCGCCAAGATGGCGTCGCCGCCGGACCTCGAACGACCCGGCGCCGTCAAGGAGGTGGACGACATCTACGACGCCCTCGCGCGGAACGGCTTCACCGACAAGACCATCGTCGACCCGGCGTTCGGCGGGTGGTCCGAGGCGAAGACGCTCGAAGACGACCGGGAGACGTTCCGCCGCCTCCGCGAGTTCCGCGGCTACGGCCGGCCCGTCCTCGTCTCCATCAACCGGAAGAACTTCCTCCGCGAGGTGGCCGGACGCGACACCGAAGACGCCCTGCCCGTCTCGTTGGCGGCCACCTCGATGGCCGTCGAACGCGGCGCGCACGTGATTCGGACGCACGACGTGGCGGAGACGCGGGATGCGGCCCTCATCGGGAAGGAGTTCGCCCGCCGGCGGACGAGGCGGACCCGCAGCGGCGCCTCGAACGCCGACGTCGACGGCGGCGACGTGAGCGTCGAGGAACTCGACGTGACGACGCCGCGGGAGGCCGAACGCCACCTCGACCGTCTCGGCGTCGACGCGCCGGCGTCCGTCGCCGAGGAGTCCGTCGTCCGCGTCTTCGAACTCGACGGCCTCGCCGACGGGGACGTGCGGACGCTGGCGGCGGCGGCGGGCGACGCCGGGGCGACGTTCGCCCGAGGGACGACGGAACCGGGGGCGGCCGGTCACGACGTCCTCCTCCTCGGGACTCCCCGCGCCCTCCGCGAGACGGCGACTGTCGCCGAGGGGGAGTCCGACGCGCTTCGGTCGGCGCTCGATTCGGTGAAACGGGCGGTGTTCTGA
- a CDS encoding dehydratase: MPDHPREGDTHAVERSFSTEDVRQFASLSNDDQPRHTEPDADGRLLVHGLLTATLPTEVGGDLGVLGRSFAFEFHRPVYTGDAVRCECVVESVEERDDRYDLSVDVTCTRENGSENGDDSTVVMTGTVTGLVRKP; this comes from the coding sequence ATGCCCGACCACCCGCGCGAGGGGGACACGCACGCCGTCGAGCGGTCGTTCTCGACCGAGGACGTTCGACAGTTCGCGTCGCTCTCGAACGACGACCAACCGAGACACACCGAACCCGACGCGGACGGGAGGTTACTCGTCCACGGCCTCCTGACGGCGACGCTGCCGACCGAGGTGGGCGGCGACCTCGGCGTGCTCGGCCGTTCGTTCGCCTTCGAGTTTCATCGACCCGTGTACACCGGCGACGCCGTCCGCTGTGAGTGCGTCGTCGAGAGCGTCGAGGAGCGAGACGACCGGTACGACCTCTCGGTGGACGTGACCTGCACGCGGGAGAATGGAAGTGAGAACGGCGACGACTCGACGGTAGTGATGACGGGGACGGTGACCGGACTCGTCCGGAAACCTTAG